The region AGGCCGAACCCCATTGCCACCTCTACGAACGCAAACAGAACCGTTCCCACAAGCAGAACCAGGAACTCCGTTGCCGTTCCGTACTTACCTATTACAACGTCGACCACCTTGTTGAAGTTCTTTATGAACACAACGGCGAAGAAGATGAACAGGGCAATCTTAATCACCACCTTTAAAACTGTCACGGGGTCTGCACTGCCCGTTGTAGAGATGTTTACCAGAACCGCCAGAAGGGTTGCCGCGGCTATGTCTTCGAATACCAGTATGGCCAGAACCGGCTCAACTTCCGGGTTGGCCAGCTTCTTAAGGTCTATGAGGAGCTTAGAGACAATTGCCGACGAGCTGGGGTAGAGAATCACCGCAAGAACAAATGCCGTAAAGGGGTCGAACCCCAGGGCAGCCGAAACGGCCCACAGGGGAAAGAGGTTAAGGGTTAGGTCTACAATTCCAACGGAGAGTATGTTCTTGAAGTTCTTCTCCATCTCCGCCAGGGAGAACTCGAGCCCTATGTAAAACAGAAGCAGTATCACTCCGAGGGCTTCAAATACTTTGGTTTCCCCGGCGTGAACGAACAGCGATACACCAATCCCCGCCAGTATGTAAACCGGTATGACGGGAAGCCTGAGCTTGTGGGCAACGAAGTAGGAGGCGAGCAGGGCCCCGGTAAAGAGGGCAAGGTATGTTGTAAAGTGGGCCATTACTCCCTCTTCTCTCCCTCTACGGCCTTAACGAACTTCTTTATGTTCTCTAAGGTTCCCACCACAACCAGCGTGTCTCCGGGCTCAATAACAAACAGGGGCGACGGGGAAACTATCACGTTCTCGTCCCTTATAACTGCCACGATTATCACGCCGAAGCGCTTCCTGATTTCCAGCTCTTTGATGCTTTTGCCCACAAGGAAGGAGTCTTTCGGAACTTTTATCCACTCGAAGGCAAGGTGTTTCATCAGGAAGCCTATCTTCTCCTCGTCGGAGGTGGGCTGGAAGAGTGCACCCACGAGTATAGTTCCGAGGGTACGGGCCTCTTCGTCTGTAAGCTCTATCACCGCCGTGGGCTCCTCGCTGTCCTCTTCGAAGTAGTAAATCTCCCGCTTGCCCGTGTAGTGGATTACGACAACTATCGTGTCGCCGTTTTCTGTTTTCATGGAGTACTTCTTCCCTATGCCGGGAAGCTCACCCTCTTTAACGAACATCTACCCCTCCTTAAGTGCCTTTTCGGGAATTACAACTTTAAACACACCCCTTAACTGTCCCACCTTGTAGCCGAGGGCCCTGTCGTAGGGGTACTTCTCCCGAAGTATCCTTAAAACCTCCGGGTCCATGTGGCGCGGGTCGCCGTGGCAGTTAAGGCAGAAAGCACCAACTCTGATGGGCTTGTAGTAGATGAAGTAGGTCTCTGTGCCCTTTTTAACCTTCACCACTTTGTAGGGGGGAAGTTTACCCTCCTTTAACTTCTCTTTGAAGTAGTTAATCACCTTCAGGTCGAGGGGTGTGGGCCTATCTTTTGGGTTTCTGAACTTGTCCGAAACTCTGCTCACCTTTACGAGAACGAGCTCCCTGTTTACCTTCTCGGTGAGCTCCTGGGCCTGCCGAGAGCAGAACTCGATTGCGCCGGGCAGCCCTCCCTCTTTAAGGGCCATTCCGAGGTTCCTCTTCAGGGTTGCCATCAGCTTTCTGCAGGCGGCGTTTCCGAGCTTCACAACTTCCTTCTCTTCGCTCTTTGTGGGCTGTTGGGGCTGGTGTACACACCCGGCAGCCGTAAAGAGCAGGCAGCAGGTCAGGAGAGCTTTAAGCCTCATCTTTAACCTCCCTTGCGATTGTGAGCGTTCCGCAACCGCCGAGTTTGTCGCGTCTGAACCTGTTGCTTAGAGTTACCCTCACTCCCAGCTCCCTCAGCTTCAGGAACGCCTTTTCGTACTCCTCTTCAGAGAGGCCCTTAAACGGCAGCCCTTCAACCTCGTTGTACGCCATGAGCATAACGGTGAAGCGGTGCCTCTTTGCAAGCTCGGCAAGGAGCTTCAAGCTCTCTTCGTCGTCGTTCACCCCTTTTATGAGCAGGTAACCCAGCTGGAACCTCTTCCTCCTGCTTGAAGAGCTCCTCTCAAGGTGCTCTTCAACAACTTCCAGCACCTTCTCTATCGGCTGCTTCAGCTTAAACAGCCGCTCCCTTATGTGGGGCTTAACCGCGTGAACCGAAATCGTCAGCCCGTTGTGGGGGGCTTCAACCAGCTTCCTAAAACCCTCAAGGTCGCAGCCTGTAGAGCTTACCGTAACCTTTAGCCCTTCCTTTTTAAAGCGTCCTATCGCCTCAACAACGGAGTCTGCGTTAAGGGCCGGCTCTCCTATGCCGGCTATCGCAATACCCCTTATCGGCAGTTCCCCCTTTAAAAGGGAGTACTGGGCGTATATCTCTTCGGCAGAGAGGTTTCGCTTCAGCCCCTTAAGCCCCGAAGCGCAGAATGCGCACCCCACCGGGCAGCCCACCTGGCTGGAAACGCAGAGTCGCTCTCCCTTGTAGAAAACCGACTCTACCCTGTAGCCGTCGGCCGTTTCGTATATGAAGAGCCTGTTTAAGGGGCTTTTAAGCTCAGTGGTGATTCTCATCGCCTATTACCCCTGCTTTGAAGAAGCACTTGATTCTGTCGTCTGCTTTCTCCTTCAGTTTGTTAACGTACTCCTCCCACTGCTCCTCTGTTACAAAGAGCCTCAGCGGAACGGCCACCTTCCCCTTTTCGGGAACTTCAACCACTACGGTTTCAAGGGGCACGTTTATATCGACAACAGTTCCCGCCCCCTCGGGGGTTTCAACCTGCTGGCCCACCTCGGGGAGGAACTGCCTGATGTAGTAGTTCGCCTCTTCAAACTTGAGACAGCACATTAGCCTGCCGCACGTTCCCGACAGCTTGGCAGGGTTCGGGGGGAGCCCCTGGAGCTTGGCCATATTAAGGGAGATTGAGCTGAAGCACTCGAGGAACTCTTTGCAGCAGCAAACCCTGCCGCACATTCCTACGGCGCCTATCATCTTCACTTCGTCGCGGACCCCTATCTGCTGAAGCTCTATTCGCGTTCTGAAGTGGGAGGCAAGGTCCCTGACCAGCTGGCGGAAGTCAACCCGGGACTTTGCCGTAAAGTAGAAGACTATCCGCTCCCTCTTTAAGGTTGTGTAGGCTTTAACCAGCTTCATCTCGAGTCCGTGTTTTAGAACTTTCCTCTTGCACACCTCCAGGGCGTCTTGGGCAAACAGCTCGTTGTCTACAAAGCGGTTTCTGTCTTCGGCGGTTTCCCGGCGGAGGGCTTGGTAGAGCTCCTCTTCTTTAACTCCAAACTTCTCCATGCTCTCTTTATCGAGCTCGTAAACTTTCAGTACTTTAACCAGCTCCTCTCCCCTGTCGGTTCTGACAACTATCCAATCTCCGTAGTTTAAGGGCAGAAGCTCCTCTTTACTCTTTGCGAGCCCTACCTTCTCCGTGTCGGGGTACTTGAACTTTATCACCTGGGTCATCTTCCGCTCCGGTTCTATATATTTATTAAGGATTAAGAAGTGCGTGGTATATAATCTATACGCCGAATGAAGTCTATGGGGGAGGTGCGAGAATAAGAAATTCCTAATCTACTTCCTAACGAATAAAACAATAAACTCTTGACAACCAATTGGCGCTGAGTATAATAAAACTTTAGAAATAAAAGGGAAAACTCCAAGCCTAAGGAGGGAAACCATGAAGGGGAAGCTCAGCAAGCTTCGCACAGGGCTGCTGGCGGTTACCTTCGCTGCAGCAGCAGTGATTGGTCTTAATACTACCGACGCCAGCGCAGCCCTGAGGTACATCTCTAAGGAGTCCCAGGCGTGCCTCGGCTGTCACAAGGGCATGAACCCCGCTCTTGTTCAGCAGTGGGCTACCAGCAAGCACGCCGATGCCGGTGTTGGCTGTTACGAGTGTCACCAGGCCAACAAGGGCGACAAGGACGCCTTCCAGCACTTTGGCTTCACAATCTCCACAATCGTATCTCCTCTCGACTGTGGTAAGTGTCACCCCAAAGAGGAGAAAGAGGTTACCGAGTCCCACCACGCAAAAGCTGCCCAGTTCGTTGGTTCTCTTGACAACGTTCTCGGTAGGATTGTAGAGGGTGAGCCTCTCTTCAACCTCGGTTGTGCACAGTGTCACGGCCGTACAATCCCCGTTAAGAACGGCCTCCCGATTCTTGGACCGTGGCCCAACGAGGGTATCGGAAGGGTTAACCCCGACGGCTCCAAGGGTAACTGTGCTGCTTGCCACTACAGGCACAGTTTCAGCCTCAAGCAGGTTCGTGAGCCCGGTACTTGTGGTAAGTGTCACCAGGGTCCCGACCACCCGCAAATCGAGATTTGGGAGCTCTCCAAGCACGGTATCGCTTACAAGGCTCACCTGTCTGAAATCGAGCAGACCCTCGACAGGGCTAAGTGGGTTCTCGGTGAGGACTACTACCAGGCTCCCAACTGTGTAACTTGCCACATGGGAGCTTCTGTAACCGGTGCTAAGCCGACTCACGACGTAGGTGCAAGGCTCTCCTGGACACTCAGGCCGCCTATCTCCAAGCACAAGCCCAACTGGCAGGCTAAGCGTGCCGAGATGAAGAAGGTTTGTGCAGCTTGCCACCAGAAACTCTGGATAGATGGTTTCTACTACCAGTACGACCAGCTTGTTGAGCTCTACAACAACAAGTTTGCTAAGCCTGCCGCAGCCATCATGAAGTTCCTCAGGCAGAACAAGCTCATCGACCCGATTCCGTTCAACCAGAAGATTGAGTGGGAGTACTTCCTCCTCTGGCACCACGAAGGTCGTAGGGCAAGGATGGGTGCTTCTATGATGGCTCCCGACTGGACCCACTGGCACGGTCTCTTTGAAGTTGCTTACAACTTCTACTTCAAGCTCCTCCCCGAAGCCGACAAGATTGTTGCCGAGAAGGGCAACAGGCGTGTTAAGAGGGAGTGGGCTGAGTTCAAGAAGAAGCTCTTCTCCAACCCGTACCACAAGTGGTTCCACGAGTTCAACAAGGAAGAGCTCAGGAAGATTGCAGAGTTCTACGTCAAGCGTTACGGAGAGGCTGCTCAGTAAGCCTTTATACTCTTTCTGGGAGGGCTTCGGCCCTCCCTTTTTAATTTCCCCCCTATACAACCTCTGGAGGTAAAAATTGAAAAAGAAAATTCTCCTTCTGACCGCCGCTCTTTCCGTTTTTACAGCTTCCTCAGGTTTTGCAAAGCCCGCCTCCTTTGAAAAACAGATAGAGAAAAGGCTTCAGTGCCCTAAAGATTTCCTTCAGAATCCGCCCCTTTACTTCTACTGCATTTATAGGGATTACCACAATCACAAGTACGACGACGGTATAAAAAAGATAAAACTGGCCCTTAAAGAGGTTGAGCCCATTTTAAAGGAAAATCCAAACAAGCCCATTCCGAATGCAAAACAGAAACTCGGAAGTCTTAAAGACCCCCGGGCCTTTAAAGTCGCCTCCGACCTTCACATGCTTTTGGGTATGTTCTACTACAAGAAGGCAATGAACCTGAAAGATACTGCAACCTCTAAGGTGTTCCGTAAGTTCTACTCAAAACTTGAGAAAAAGGGCTTTAACTTCTTCCAGGTTAACGAGCTTATGACCCTTTACAGTATGAAGAAGCTCTTCCCCGAAAATATGACAAAAGAGCGAGAGAAGAAGTATCGGGAACTTTTAAAGAAAATGGGCCTTAAAGAGTCCGACCTTGATAGGCTTATGGAAGAGTCTCAAGCCGCGGCTGAGCGTGTAGATAAAGAGCGTCTTTCCCTCCTTCAGAAGGCGGTTCAGGAGCTTCAAACTGCCGTGAAGCTCGACCCGAACAACGCCGAGGCCTACTACCAGCTTGGTAACTTCTACAGCGGAGCCATGTCTGAAGATATGCCCGAGGCTTCTGAAGCCGCAGAAGAGGCCTACTACAAGGCGGCCCTTATACTGAAGAAGGAAGGGGATACTGCCGCCTACAAGGAGGTTGTTAAAAGGCTCAAGCTGATGAACCCCAACTCTAAATACCTTAAACTGCTGGAGAAAAACGGCAATGCGTAAGTTTGTCGCTCTTGCCCTTACTGCGTTTGCGCTGGCTTCCTGTGCAACAACCTCTCCAAAGAACGAAACCGCCAATAACTACCTTCCCCCTCCACCCCCTCAAACTCCCCTCGACAGAAAGCTTGCAGGTTCAATGCCTCAGGAACTCCCCCTTTCTGCTCCTGTGAATCCCAATTCATTGGATAAGTGTACGAGATACTTGCTCTTTACAGACCAGTACATTTCGGCTGCTGATTACCCGGAAGCTGAGGAAGAGTTACATAAGGCGGAGGCTTACTGCTCTCCTAACGACCCGAGGCTTAACTATATGAGAGCGGTTCTACTTGATAACGACGAAAAGTACAAGGAAGCTTACCACTACTACTACCTTGCGGCTAAAGGATATATAAAAGAGGGTAAACTTGACGAGGCGTTCAAGTGTTATTCTGGTATGGTGTCGATTAACCCTAACGGCAAAGAAGTGAAGGAGCTGAAACACTATTTTGAAGACGAAGACTATTAGTGATTTCTTTAAAACTACAAAACTATGGTAAAATTGTTGCCTGAAATAAGGAAGTTTTAATATTAGGGTTAGGAGGTAGAGGTGGCGGAGAAGAAGGCCTTTGTAGTAGGTGCCATTGTCGGAGCTGTTGTTGCAGGCGTTGGTGCCCTTATAGCGGCCCAGATGATAGAGGAGACCTCAACGCCTGAGTTCTGTAGCTCCTGTCACGAGATGAAGCCCATGTACGAGACCTGGAAGACCGGACCCCACGGTCCCCTCGGGAACAAGAGGGGGGCAATAAGGGCTGCGTGTACCCAGTGTCACCTGCCCCACGGAAATGTTGTAACATATCTTGTAACTAAGGGTATGTCCGGAACGAGAGACTTCATCGGTCACATCTTCCACGGAGGCTGGGTTAACGACCCGGAACACTGGATAGAGAAGAGACAGGAGCGTGAGCGTTACGTATTCGTGTCTAACTGTGAGCACTGCCATGTGGCACTGCCGGACAACATCATGCACGAAAAGCTTAAGGCCGGCGAGATTAAGGGCGACTGCCTTACCTGCCACTGGTATGTCGGCCACGGATTTGACTTAGAGCAGAAGTTGAAGGAATATTTTAGTAAGAAGGGAGAGAGTGAAACCACTGGAGAGGCTCACGAGTAGAACTGAAATAAAACGGGGAGGTGCAAAGTGAAGGTAAAGACCCTAGCACTACTGGCAGGCCTGATGGTGGCAGGCTCAGGTCTTGCCATGGCAGACCAGCACCCGGTTCCACCGAGCGTTATAGCCAAGCTTCCGCCTCAGCAGCAGCAGTGTAGGGTGTGCCACGAGAAGGTAACCCCGAAGGTTTACCAGCAGTGGGCACACTCCAAGCACGCCATAGCTAACGTAAGGTGTTTCCAGTGCCACGGAACTTTCAGCGACTTCCACAAAGTTCCGCCCATTACCAAGTGTATGGCTTGCCACTACCAGGAAGTGGTGACCATGCAGGAGAAAGCGCCTAACTTTAAATGTTGGACCTGCCACACACCGCACGTGTTTGAGTTCCACGGTAACGGCGTTAAGAACATCAAGAACGCCAAAGAGTTTAACCCGGCTCAGTACTAAATCTTAAGGAGGGTACGATGGGAATTGGAAGGAGAGACTTCCTCAAAAAGAGTGCTGCTCTAACGGCAGCTTCTCTTGTTGGGGTTAACCTAAAGATAAAGGCAGACCAGCTTCCCACCTTTGAAGAGGCCAAGGCCGAAGAAAACCTTATGAGAATTCCCGAGGAGGTTAAGAAGTCTCCTGCTTACAAGAAAGAGGGAGGTTACACCTGGGTAAGGGGTGTTTGCCGTTTCTGCGGAACCGGGTGTAAGGTATGGCTCGGTTTCAGGAACGGAAAACCTGCAGTAATCCGCGGTGAGCGCCACTCCCAGATTAACTTCGGCTTCCTCTGCATGAAGGGAATGCTCTTTTACAAGCTCTTCAGGCACCCCGACAGGCTTACCCAGCCCCTCTACAGGAAGAGCAAGAAGGAGCCCTTCAGGCCTATTTCCTGGGAAGAGGCTTACAACATCATTGCCGACGAGATGATTAAAGCTATGAAGAAGGGAGAGTGGACTCCCTTCGGTTGGTCCGGCATTGCCTACTACGGTTCCGGTCAGGCCCTTACGGAAGAGACCTACCTTTTCCAGAAGCTCTTCAGGTGCATCGGAACCAACCAGGTAGAGGGTAACCCCAGGCTCTGTATGGCATCTGCGGTTGGTGGTTACCTTACATCTTTCGGAACAGACGAGCCTGCAGGTGGTTATGCAGACCTCGACAAGGCTCAAACCGTCTTCATCATAGGTTCCAACACTGCAGAGTGTCACCCGATTCTCTACCGCCGTATTATGCACAACAAGCTTGCAAGGCCCAACGAGTACATGGTAATTAACGTAGACCCGAGGATTTCTCCCACCTCTAAGATTGCAGATATCCACATGCAGTTTAAGCCCGGAACAGACCTCGCCCTTCTCAACGCTATAGCCCATGTAATCGTTAACGAGGGCCTCTACGATAAGGAGTTCGTGAACAAGTACTGTGCTTTCCACATCTACACCAAAGGAAAGGACAAAGTTCCCCTTATCGGTCACCAGGTATCCTTCGAGGAGTACAAGCGTTTCCTCCAGAAGTACACGCCCGAGTACGCTGCTCAAATCTGCGGCGGGAACATCACTCCCGAGATGATTAGAAAGGTTGCAAGGCGCTTTGCAACCACAAGAACGGTTTCCATATGGACAATGGGTCTCAACCAGAGGACCCGCGGTGTATGGGCAAACAACCTGGTAACCAACCTCCACCTCCTTACAGGTAACATCTGCAAGGACGGTGCAGACGCCCTCTCCCTTACTGGTCAGCCCAACGCCTGTGGTGGTGTTCGTGAAGGTGGCGGTCTGTGTCACATCCTTCCCGGTCACAGGTTTGTTAAGAGTGCCCACGACAGGCATCAGCTTGAGAGAATCTGGGGCGTTCCTCAGGGAACCATTCCTCCCAAGCCCGGTTACCACACTGTAAAGATGTTCTCTGCTTGCTCCTACACCGAGGAGGACAGGAAGAGGTTCCCCGGCCTCAAGAAGATTTATTTCATGTGGATAGAGGAGACCAACCCGCTGCAGTCTCTCCCCAACCTTAGGAGGTTCCGTGAAGCCTTCCGTAACAGGGAAGACCTCTTCGTTGTTGTAAACGACATCTTCCCCACAAGGACAACCGAGTTTGCAAACCTCATTCTTCCAACACCGTTCCACTTTGAAAAGACAGGTGTTTACGGATGTACCGAGCGCCGTTCTCAGCTGACACCTGTTGCCGTTAAAGCTCCCGGACAGTGTAAGCCCGAGCTTCAAATCATCGTTGAGTTTGCTCAGGTTCTTGCCAAGAAGCTCAGGCGTGAGCGTGACCCGAGGATGAGGCAGCGTGCCCACACCGTTTACCAGTGTGTAGCTCCGTTTATAGAGGCTGCCAAGCGTGACCCCTGGTGGGAGCTTGCTAAAGAGGTTTGGAGTGAATACGCCGGTAGGGTTACGAAGGGGCAGGACAACGACCTCTCCGGAGCCACCTACGAAGTTCTCCTTGCAAGGCCCGACGGCGTTCAGTGGCCTGCACCTACAGTTGAGATTGCAATGAAGGGCGGAACTCTCAGAAGGTTCGTTGTTGGTAAAGACCCGCTTGCTACCAAGTTTGCCAAGGAGTGGGGTCTCACCGACTGGAAGGTTGTTGACTACGGCCACCTCCACAAGGACCATAAGTTCTGGATTTGGCTCAGGCCTTACAAAGGTCCTGCCGAGCCTCCAGATGCCGAATACCCGTTCTACCTCTCTACAGGCCGTGTTATCGACATGTGGCATACCGCTACAATGACCGGCCGTATCCCCGAGCTTGCAAACGACTACCCCTACGCTTGGGTAGAGGTTAACCCGAAGGATGCTCAGCGTCTCGGCATTAATCCCGGCGACCTCGTTCTCATCGAGACCCGTCGCGGTAAGAACATCATTCCCGCCCGCATCTCTACCGACGAAGGCCCGATGGAGGGTATGGTCTTCGTTTACTGGTACGACCAGGAGAAGCACAGGATGATTAACTACTGTACCATTGATGCGTTCGATCCCGGCTCTAAGCAGCCCGAGTTCAAGATTTGTGCTTGCCGCATTAAGAAGTATGCTCCTGCTCAACCCCTCAAGCAGTACCTTGTTAAGCTTGAGAAGGTTAGGGGCGGATACCTCCACAACGCCGAGCTTGACCCGAACGAGGTTTAATGGACACTTTGGCGGGGGCTCTGCCCCCGCTTTTCTTATTCCCTTTTGATTCAATTTCCCGAATATAATAAAACAGCGAGGTGATGTATGCCCATAGTCAGTTGCGTTGTTACCGCAGAGCCCGATAAGGGGTTTCAGGTTGAGAGGGCGTTACTTGACATTCCCGGTGTGGAAGTTTACGGCGGAGAACTAAAGGAGAAAGATAATGCATACTACATAATAGTTGTTTTGGATGCTGAACGATATGAAGAACTTGAGGAAATTGAAAAGAAGATAAAAGAGATAGACGGCGTTTTACAGTTAGCTGTTGTTGAAGCTTACTTCCTCGATGAGTTTGAAAAGATAGAGAGGGGAGAGCTGCACCCCGGTAACCCGTTCCACGGCCTAAAAAGGGCGGAAAAGAAGGCGGAGAAGATGTGGTTTGGAGAAGACGATGAAGGAGAAGAGAACTAACAGAAGGGAATTTCTAAAAGTTACCCTCGGTGCCTTTATGGCCGGAACTCTCTTTAACTCCTGCGACCTTTCAAGGTTGAAAAACCCGAAAACGATGATTAAATCGCCGATAGGCCCCAACATCCTAAGGCCTCCCGGTGCCGTATCTGAAGAACACTTTGCCCAAAAGTGTATAAGGTGCGGTAGGTGCGGAGAGGTCTGTCCTTACCACTGCATTAAGTACTTTGACGTTAAAGAGGCCGGTGTTTTCTCCGGAACCCCTTACGTTGCCGTTCTTGAAAAGCCCTGCTACCTCTGTATGAAGTGTGTTTACGTCTGTCCTACCGGCTCCCTTGTTCCCTGCGCCAAGGAAGATGTTCGTATGGGAGTTGCGGTTATCAACAGGGAGATTTGCGTAACGTGGCAGCAGGATAAAACCGGGCTTATGTGTAAAACCTGCTTTAGCGTCTGTCCCTTCTCCGGGGTTGCAATTAAAATCGATCACGACTTCAGGCCTTACATAGTAGAGGAGTACTGTACCGGCTGCGGAATCTGCGCCTACTCCTGCATTGCCGATACCTGGCCCGAAAACCACGGTAAAAAGGCAATCACCATAATGCCTATTAAGTGGAAGAAGATTAAGGAAATCAAGCTCTCCGATATTAAAAAGGCGTAGCGGGGTGGACTGTGGCAAAGAAACCTTTCTTTAAACGGATAACCCTCTGGCGCTACCTGTTTCTTCTGGTCTGTTTCGTTACTGTTGTGGGAAACCCGTTCCTGAACTACAAGTGGGATATTAACTTCGTTCAGGGTTGGTTTCAGTCCCTCGGGGTGGGCAACCTGTGGGTTGTTTCCCCTCTGGAAGGTGTAGAGTCAATCCTTACGGCCAAGGCCTTTTACATGCCCTCTCTCGTGGGAATGGTTATTCCGGTTGCCCTTGCTTTTCTGATGGGTAGGGTTTTCTGTAGCTGGATGTGTCCTGTTGAGTTCCTCTCTATGCTTACCGACAAGGTACTCGGCCTCGTTCCCAAGTGGGGAAGGAAGCTGAAGTACAGGCCCGACCTTCTGCGCCTTGCCAAGAGGACCCTCTGGTTTGCCCTCATAGCGGAGCTCCTGGTTACTATGATTATCGGCTACCCGATGTTTGTGTGGTGGTCTCCGCCGGGTCTGATAGGTAGGGAGACTATGTTTTACGTTTTCTACAAGCACATTACCGTTGAGGTTTGGATAGTTGTTGTTGTTCTGCTGATGAACCTGTTTACCAGGCGCTTTTTCTGCAGGTACCTGTGTCCCCTCGGGGCTACTTTGGCCCTTATAGGCAAGTGGCGTCAGCTCGTTATCAGGTACGACGCCTCAAGGTGTGTAGGGTGTAAGGTGTGTGATTCCCGCTGTCCGATGGGGATTAAGCCCAGTGTAGGCGAGAGCCAGAGCGTTTACTGCTGGAACTGTGCTGAATGTGTGGACTCCTGCCCCACAAACGCCCTCAACTTCGTCTGGAGGGACGACGGTATTGTGAGGGTGAAGGTGGCCCCTCAGCAGGCCGGGAAGTAGGATTAATTTTTTATAATCTTTGACAGTTCTACACAATTTCCATAAATTAAGAGCTGCTAAACTACCGTTAAGGAGGAAGAGGATGAAAAGGTTCTTAGGTGCTATGGCGGTAGTTGCACTGCTCGCAGCTCCGGCATCTGCCGGCGTATGGGAGTCCCAGTGCGCTTCCTGCCACAACGGCAGCCTTGCTCCGAGCGCCGCTCAGCTGAAGGCCAAGTTCAAGACTCCTCAGGCTTTCGTTAAGGCTGCTCAGACAACCAGCAACCCGATGATGGCCGCAGTTAAGGGCAACGTTGCCGCCCTTAAAGCTGCTGCTAAGGAGCTCTACGGCAAGTAAACTGTAGGGGGGATTTTCCCCCCTTTATTGAGCAGGTAGAGCGTAACAATTCCCCGTAGAACTAAGCCCTCTACCAGCCTCCACCCGGTTACACGGCCCACATCTTTGGCGGCACCTCCCGTCAGGAATACCCTGTTTGGCTCTATGCCGATGTGTTCCACTACCGCTTTTACGGCCCCCACCGTTGCCGCAAGTATTCCGGCAGATATGCACTCTCTGGTAGACCTCCCCGGTTTTAAGGTTTTGAACTCTTTAACTTCAGGTAGCAGGGCGGTCTTTTCTCTTAAGGCCTCTGCCATTGTGTAAAGGCCCGGGAGTATGTAGCCTCCGACAAACTCCTTCTCCTTTACTGCGTCTATTACGGTTGCCGTTCCGCAGCTTACAACTACGTAGCTTTCAAAGTGGTGCAGGGCGCTCATTGCCGCCAGCCTGTCGGCCCCCATTTTGGAGCCGTAGTTTACGTTTA is a window of Thermovibrio ammonificans HB-1 DNA encoding:
- a CDS encoding Tll0287-like domain-containing protein, giving the protein MRLKALLTCCLLFTAAGCVHQPQQPTKSEEKEVVKLGNAACRKLMATLKRNLGMALKEGGLPGAIEFCSRQAQELTEKVNRELVLVKVSRVSDKFRNPKDRPTPLDLKVINYFKEKLKEGKLPPYKVVKVKKGTETYFIYYKPIRVGAFCLNCHGDPRHMDPEVLRILREKYPYDRALGYKVGQLRGVFKVVIPEKALKEG
- a CDS encoding cation:proton antiporter regulatory subunit → MFVKEGELPGIGKKYSMKTENGDTIVVVIHYTGKREIYYFEEDSEEPTAVIELTDEEARTLGTILVGALFQPTSDEEKIGFLMKHLAFEWIKVPKDSFLVGKSIKELEIRKRFGVIIVAVIRDENVIVSPSPLFVIEPGDTLVVVGTLENIKKFVKAVEGEKRE
- a CDS encoding cation:proton antiporter codes for the protein MAHFTTYLALFTGALLASYFVAHKLRLPVIPVYILAGIGVSLFVHAGETKVFEALGVILLLFYIGLEFSLAEMEKNFKNILSVGIVDLTLNLFPLWAVSAALGFDPFTAFVLAVILYPSSSAIVSKLLIDLKKLANPEVEPVLAILVFEDIAAATLLAVLVNISTTGSADPVTVLKVVIKIALFIFFAVVFIKNFNKVVDVVIGKYGTATEFLVLLVGTVLFAFVEVAMGFGLSEAIGAFAAGTLFAETSHKESVEQVVIPYRDLFGALFFLTFGISIDLSKMEASLIVPLGVLIVASFATKLLTGVAAGKLYGLSLKRGVSAGLMLLPRGEFSILVAATVPKLVPITAVYVLASSILGSFAVKESGKILNLLFRKKKKRKSRLSKSQLLGD
- a CDS encoding tetratricopeptide repeat protein translates to MKKKILLLTAALSVFTASSGFAKPASFEKQIEKRLQCPKDFLQNPPLYFYCIYRDYHNHKYDDGIKKIKLALKEVEPILKENPNKPIPNAKQKLGSLKDPRAFKVASDLHMLLGMFYYKKAMNLKDTATSKVFRKFYSKLEKKGFNFFQVNELMTLYSMKKLFPENMTKEREKKYRELLKKMGLKESDLDRLMEESQAAAERVDKERLSLLQKAVQELQTAVKLDPNNAEAYYQLGNFYSGAMSEDMPEASEAAEEAYYKAALILKKEGDTAAYKEVVKRLKLMNPNSKYLKLLEKNGNA
- a CDS encoding tetratricopeptide repeat protein — its product is MRKFVALALTAFALASCATTSPKNETANNYLPPPPPQTPLDRKLAGSMPQELPLSAPVNPNSLDKCTRYLLFTDQYISAADYPEAEEELHKAEAYCSPNDPRLNYMRAVLLDNDEKYKEAYHYYYLAAKGYIKEGKLDEAFKCYSGMVSINPNGKEVKELKHYFEDEDY
- a CDS encoding multiheme c-type cytochrome, which produces MKGKLSKLRTGLLAVTFAAAAVIGLNTTDASAALRYISKESQACLGCHKGMNPALVQQWATSKHADAGVGCYECHQANKGDKDAFQHFGFTISTIVSPLDCGKCHPKEEKEVTESHHAKAAQFVGSLDNVLGRIVEGEPLFNLGCAQCHGRTIPVKNGLPILGPWPNEGIGRVNPDGSKGNCAACHYRHSFSLKQVREPGTCGKCHQGPDHPQIEIWELSKHGIAYKAHLSEIEQTLDRAKWVLGEDYYQAPNCVTCHMGASVTGAKPTHDVGARLSWTLRPPISKHKPNWQAKRAEMKKVCAACHQKLWIDGFYYQYDQLVELYNNKFAKPAAAIMKFLRQNKLIDPIPFNQKIEWEYFLLWHHEGRRARMGASMMAPDWTHWHGLFEVAYNFYFKLLPEADKIVAEKGNRRVKREWAEFKKKLFSNPYHKWFHEFNKEELRKIAEFYVKRYGEAAQ
- a CDS encoding PSP1 domain-containing protein, whose product is MTQVIKFKYPDTEKVGLAKSKEELLPLNYGDWIVVRTDRGEELVKVLKVYELDKESMEKFGVKEEELYQALRRETAEDRNRFVDNELFAQDALEVCKRKVLKHGLEMKLVKAYTTLKRERIVFYFTAKSRVDFRQLVRDLASHFRTRIELQQIGVRDEVKMIGAVGMCGRVCCCKEFLECFSSISLNMAKLQGLPPNPAKLSGTCGRLMCCLKFEEANYYIRQFLPEVGQQVETPEGAGTVVDINVPLETVVVEVPEKGKVAVPLRLFVTEEQWEEYVNKLKEKADDRIKCFFKAGVIGDENHH
- a CDS encoding radical SAM protein, producing the protein MRITTELKSPLNRLFIYETADGYRVESVFYKGERLCVSSQVGCPVGCAFCASGLKGLKRNLSAEEIYAQYSLLKGELPIRGIAIAGIGEPALNADSVVEAIGRFKKEGLKVTVSSTGCDLEGFRKLVEAPHNGLTISVHAVKPHIRERLFKLKQPIEKVLEVVEEHLERSSSSRRKRFQLGYLLIKGVNDDEESLKLLAELAKRHRFTVMLMAYNEVEGLPFKGLSEEEYEKAFLKLRELGVRVTLSNRFRRDKLGGCGTLTIAREVKDEA
- a CDS encoding cytochrome c3 family protein, with the translated sequence MAEKKAFVVGAIVGAVVAGVGALIAAQMIEETSTPEFCSSCHEMKPMYETWKTGPHGPLGNKRGAIRAACTQCHLPHGNVVTYLVTKGMSGTRDFIGHIFHGGWVNDPEHWIEKRQERERYVFVSNCEHCHVALPDNIMHEKLKAGEIKGDCLTCHWYVGHGFDLEQKLKEYFSKKGESETTGEAHE